ATACTTAGTTGGACTAATAAATGCTTTTCTCATTTGGGTAATCCTCCTTTGTGTTAATGTACCCCCATTATAGAGCTACCTTGTACAAAGATCATTGAACAATCCACTCCAAATAAAGCGCTTTCTCGTCGTATTATCTTATCCTCCAAGTACTAAAATGGTATTATCTTGTCCTGCCATACGAGGAACAGGGAGAAAAGACTCTTATTGAAGAAGGACTGTTCAAAGAGAAAGGTGTTCGGGTTCTTAAAGACAGCGTGAATACGTTAAAGAAGCTCAACTTGCAGCCTGACGAAAGATATTAAAGCTAATATGAGCAGTACGCTAGGTTAGAAAAGACACAATGTTGAAAAAGGAAGAGCCCCTTTCATATTGAAAAGGGGCCTGATTGACATTTACAACAAAGTGGTCTTCAAAGGGCAACTGAACCGTACATAAAAACTGCCATAACATGTAATACATAGCTGACAAGTCAGAAGTATGATATTAATCGGCTATTTTTTGAATCGTAGGAGCAATTGCTATTGGTGGAATTGACAAAGACCATGCTGTTGCATATATATTCAACTTTTCACCCAAAACGTAATCGTCACCAGTAGAAATAGGGACTCTTAATATTTTATTTTGAGAAGCTAATTCCCACCAATCATCTTTATAGGAAAGTGCGTCTTCTTGTGTAGAAGTATTTGCCACAACCATGTACATATCATCAATAGAAATAACATAGCCAGTGAAAGGGTGTTCCTCTTTCTCAATAGAAGAGATAGAAGCATGCTGTAAGACGGATTGGTTTGAATCCGCAAAAGCTGGTGCTACTCCCATCGTAAATCCAAACCCTAGTGTAAGAGTGGTTACTGCCGCTATTAATTTGTTTTTTGACATTTTCATAAATATGTCTCCTCCTTATATTTTGTCCGTACATAGTAGAAATTCTTTTTTCACCACAAAAAACCTCCGTTTTTTCTAATATTTAACAAATAAGACATAAATTAACGAAAATAAATGTAGGTGAAGTTATCTGAAGAGAATCCTCATCAGCCTTTTGTTTTGATTATGTAATGTCTTTTAGATCCATTCATGTCAGCATAAACACCATATCTTACAATTTTTAGATACCATTACTTCCTTTCATTTTTTACGCACCTTGAAGTTGATTTACAAAAGAAAAAATCGTTTCCTTATTTCTTAGGAGACGATTTTCTTCATTTTATTTCATCCTTGAATTTTTTCTATCCTTGCGCAACGCTCGTGCTGCCATTCGGTATCATTTGTTAGGCTGGCATTCAAAGATAAGTTTTTGAGTTTTGCTATCTCCCAAGCTCTTTTAAGTGTTTGCACTCAAGCAATGGCTCATTTCTGTCATTTCTGAGTCAGTAAGTTCCCTTGTTTTATTGATGAACCAAAGCTCTGCCATCCGTTGATGGACGAAAACTTAGCAACTATTAATTTCCTTCTGGCGGTCCCATAAGTTCTAAAGCTCTGTTGCCTTCTACTGATCCTAGAGAACCTATTTCTGGTCCGTGACTACCTGACATCTCATTTCTCCCCCCTGCTTTTTATGTATTGCTAAACGTAATCACCATATTCTACATAAAATAACACAACCCCTTTTTCGGTTATCCGTTAGAGGGGGGATCGCTGTACCCCTGTTCCCACAAAGGAATACATTCTAGCTAGTTGAAGGATGCACTGCTTAGACTTCTACACTAATAACATAGGAAATGAAGTAAAAACATTAATAATGATTATGTTAAAATCCCTTGCTAACCTTTAGAGCTTGGTCATTTTTTCGAACTACGCAGCTGCTTTGACTGAGGTAGCTACTCCTGACGTTCGTACAATCTTGCACAAACAATTAGATGATGCCATCGCTACTCATGAAAAAATAACAAACTACATGATGAGCAAAGGTTACTATCATGCTTATCATATAAACGAGCAAATTCAAATGGATATGAAGACCGCAAAAACAACCTTGAATCTTCCAGAGTCATCTCAATCAATATTTTAAAATAAAGTGTGGAGCTCTCTCGAATCCTTTTCCTTTTGGGAAAGGATTTTTGTTTGTTGATCCAATTGACCAATCTTGGCGTTTTAGTGTACCTGTTCTGTTAATATCCCACTCTCACTACATCTTCTAAAGGTATCCACCAGAAATCCTCATCATTCTTCAACTTCATTTGTTTAAACGTTGAATCAAACTTATCTACACATCCCCATGCAGAATCAATTACTCTCCTATCCTCTTGTGTTGCTTTCACTTGTCCACTCATAAGAAACAATATCAATATACAGAATAGAGGTTTTTATAGGTTTTTTATTAATCCTATAGATAGTATTACTATATTTTATTCTCATTTACATAATTATACATTTAAGTTAGAATGTTAAGAAATATCATGTTTTATTAATTTAGGAAGGGGATTTGTATGAATGAAATTTTAACTTCCACAACATTGGGGGAACTGATAAAAGAAAAAAGAGAGGAATTTGGAATCACTTTATCAGAATTATCAAGAAGATCGGGAGTTAGCAAAGGAATCATTTCAAAAATAGAATCAGGTGAAACAAAGCGTCCAGAGCTAAGAAATCTCAAACTAATAGCAGATACTATAAAAATACCTTATTGAGAGAGATGACTTAAAACGGTTGGAGGAATCGTTTAAAGTAGGAGAAGAAGGTTTGCATTATATTGATTTTCTATCTGACGACGAGAAAATAACGTTCTATTTCAGAATGTCATTACATGCTCATAACATTAAGAAATACTTTGAATGTATTGAACTATGTGAGGCTGGGATTCTTTTAGAAGAAAAAGATACAGAGTTAAAGGCTAGAGCGTATTTAGCAATGATTAACTCAAATTCTGACCTACATAACTATGACAATGTTGAAAGTCATCTGGAAGTCTTTAGGGAATTCGAGCATGGTTTTGTCCCAGAATCAACTATGATAACACAAGCAGTAACCAAAGCTAAGAAAAAAGAGTTTGACATAGCATTACCAATGTTGGAACAATATATGCTTGAATTAAGTAAAGTCAATAAATACATGTAATAAATGAACTACTGGGAATATACTCCCATTTGAACATCACAGATTCAATAGATGAAATAATTAGCAAGGAAGAAGAATTATTACCCGATAATCCACATACACCTTATAAAGTGGCATCGCTTGCAAGATACTATCGTCAAAAAGGTGCTTACCAAATAAATAAAGGACTTCTTGATGAAGGTATGGACAGTTACATTAACAGTTTAACAGCATACGGCGAAATAAACGCACTTGCAGAGATTACGGAATGTTTGCAAGAGATTTTCACCCACTTCTCCAAAATATCAAGGCCAATTGATTTGCAATATGTAAAAAAGTTAGAAAAAGCGTATAATGAAATAAGAGGAAAAAATTAACAATAGAAGAAGGATTGCAATGAGTAAGAAATACTCTCTAATGGTATTATCTCTAAGTTTAATCATAAATATTATGGTTTTATCAGTGGATGAAATAAAGCCCACAAAAAATCTGGTATTTTTCAGTGTGCGTGCAAATAACGCTGATCCTGGTCACTAATTCATTCTGAGATTTTTCAAGGCGCTATTAATTAGCGTCCTTTTTTGTGTGAAAATTTTGTGATTTTTTGTCATAATTTGAAGAACGTTTCAATTTTTTTATTCCACATGAATTATCAAAACGGTATGGTAAAATAATACATAGGAGGAAGAAAGGAGGTATCTGTAGTTATTTTGTGTCCTTTAACAATACAAAAAAAGGCGTCCCAAAAGCCGCTAAACTCACAGGAACGCCTATACCTTGAGCAACCAAAAATGTTACTCAAGAATATTCTACCACTCACTTACAGGATATGAAAACAGAAAATTCACAACTGGAAAATGATTTACAAAGGCTTATAGAAATCCTCCGCAAAGAATTAGAACAGGTATATTTCAAAAAAGGCTCTTTTTTACACCCAAACGTAATACAACTGAGCCAACAACTAGATGAGTACATCGTTATCTTTCAGAAGCTTAGACTCTAGTTGGTCGATATGAATAAGCTGTACGGGAAACTTATACGAAACCCAGTAGGGGTAATAATTAAACAGCCATGTTGGAATGGAAGAAAGTGAGATTAATGATTATCCCGTCCAAGTTCTTCACCAACTAATTCAAAATGATGCTAAGAAAATAGCAACTAATTATAAAGTCGTCAAAGAAGAGGCAATACATGGTCTATCTGGTGAAGATATAGATGGTGGTACTCTTGAGTTGAGAGGAACTGCCTTCGAGGAAAAAAGTGATAAGAAAGGGAAAAAGAAGTTTTATTTATATGGAAAGTATGAATGGACAGATAGTCCTCGTTGGGAATTAACTGACGGAATAAGTATTGGGTATCCAGTGAGTAATAAATGGACTTTGCCGATGTCAGCAAATGGGAAGGTTAAAGATTTTGAACTTCGATATTGTCATAAGCCAGATAACGTAGATAAAAAATGGAAGTGTTCCGAAAGTACCAAAGCAAAAGATTGGGACCCAGGTGTAGGAGTTGGTGGAGAAATAGATTTAAAAGCAATGCCAAGTAACAACCTTCACAAAGGATACATTAGTCAATATGTATATACAGACGAAAGGAATTCAGGATCAACCAATATTAAATTTCAATATGGCCACCAAACTTGGTCTGGGGATGTAGAATTTGTTATACTTCCAGCTGGACTTTCAATTAAACCTCAATCAGTAAGTAAAGTAATTGATTTCGGTATTGAATTTGATTATTAAAATTACTCGTATTATGGAAAGAAACCTCAAGTTAGTAATGTTAGTTTGAACGTTAAAACTTTTTTGCCTTCTTGAATCTCTTCTAAGATATTTTTCGAGGGTAGACAGAAATATTTGTACCCTCCTAAAATTCAAGACAAGTCCTCTTTTTGAAAGGGGACTTTCTCGTCTATCTAATCCCATCATTTGACGATGAGGATAACCTATATTAGGAGGTATTTATGAAATACTATTATTTATCTTTGTTATTGATATTTGCTTTTACGTTTTTGTTTAATTTTTTTGAAGTAATAAAATCATTATTGGAAAAAAACATGTCTCGTTATAAAACTTGTCGGATACTATCACTTATTAGTTTCTTATTGCTTATTACAATTTATATCTTAGCCTACACAAAATAAAATATGTACACCATAAACTTATGTAATAATAGAATAATTATATTGATTAATTGGGCTACTATTGTCATCTTTTATGGTAGCCCAATATCACTCCTCAGTCATCGTTATTTAATAATAAACACTCTATAGATGCTAGTTATATTTTATAAAAACCTATCAAGGATTTTGGATTAACTCTATCGGTTTTGCGGTGCTTGCCCACTAGCAATCCTTACTCGATCAGCCAGCTCCCCAAGATATTTCTCTTGCTCCTTCATCCCCATTGCGTCACTAACTTTCAAATTGTGTTTTCAAAACTAAAATAAGTTCATCTGCTAACATTTTATCCACAGGTGTTTCCCCCTTCATAATTGCATTCCAAAAATCTTGTTCCATACAGTTCATATCCACATTACCTTTAATACCAGCCACTTTCCCACAATCGGAATACTGGAATACCGCCCAGCGGCTCCATGTAGGGTTTGGCATAGGTTGGTTTGTATTGTAATGGGCTACCCACAAAGGAAAGCTAGATAAAGCTTTCCCAAGGTTACGTTTAGCAAAATAAGCTCCTGTGTAAATCATAGGCGTTTTTCCTGTGTGGCCCTTAACATGGTTAAGAAACGAAAGGCAAAACGTTGTAATCTGTGCAGGTGTTAACCCTTTGTCCGTCTCGCGGCATATCACACGTTAGCCCTTTAACCGTTTGTACAAAACGCTCTGCTTATACTTGGGCAGATAAATCAGGGTGGGCAAAATGATAATACCCCACTTTAATTCCTGTATTATTCGCTCCCTGAGAACCTTCTTTCAGCTTCCTTTCAACTAGGCTAATAGTATCCAGCATGTAAGCAATTGCAAAGATCCCAAAAATAAAAAGTTTTCTTGCTATCCCGATGAGTCCAATTTTGCTTTTTAGTTTCCCTTCTGCCGCTATACCACTTGCGTAGTAAAACATACAAAAAAATTAATACAGTGAGTAAATAAGACCATCCATCAATAAGACACGTAACTGCTGCACCTCCTACGGCTGAAAGAACTTTGATTACGTTTTCCATGTATCATAAATCACCAAACGCCTTTTCGACCTCGCTAGGCTCCTGCTTCTCCTGTTTCGGTATTACAACCTTGCAGCGAGATGCAATGGTAAGGCCCAGGTCGCTTGCTACTGATCTACATTGCTTGAATAATTTATCTTGGTTACTCAATAAATCTGAATAAGCTATGTTTGCTTCCTCCCATTCGTTCATGTCAATTACTGCCCCGTCATCATCATGAATTGCTTGTTTGCGTTGCACTGTCAATTCCGTTTCCAACAAGGCGTCTGTGGCCTTTATATACATCTTTCGGGCATATAAAAAGCGAGCCAATGCATCTACATCAAGATTAGTCATGATGCCGATATGCAGCAGCTCGCTTGCTCTTTTTAAATTCT
This is a stretch of genomic DNA from Brevibacillus laterosporus DSM 25. It encodes these proteins:
- a CDS encoding spore coat protein; protein product: MVIFSNYAAALTEVATPDVRTILHKQLDDAIATHEKITNYMMSKGYYHAYHINEQIQMDMKTAKTTLNLPESSQSIF
- a CDS encoding phage holin family protein, with translation MFYYASGIAAEGKLKSKIGLIGIARKLFIFGIFAIAYMLDTISLVERKLKEGSQGANNTGIKVGYYHFAHPDLSAQV
- a CDS encoding aspartyl-phosphate phosphatase Spo0E family protein; amino-acid sequence: MKTENSQLENDLQRLIEILRKELEQVYFKKGSFLHPNVIQLSQQLDEYIVIFQKLRL
- a CDS encoding GH25 family lysozyme encodes the protein MICRETDKGLTPAQITTFCLSFLNHVKGHTGKTPMIYTGAYFAKRNLGKALSSFPLWVAHYNTNQPMPNPTWSRWAVFQYSDCGKVAGIKGNVDMNCMEQDFWNAIMKGETPVDKMLADELILVLKTQFES
- a CDS encoding helix-turn-helix domain-containing protein, producing the protein MNEILTSTTLGELIKEKREEFGITLSELSRRSGVSKGIISKIESGETKRPELRNLKLIADTIKIPY